A stretch of the Acidobacteriota bacterium genome encodes the following:
- a CDS encoding tetratricopeptide repeat protein codes for MRKTLKLALLLCACALLLPAVRADERPTPGADLLAKARKTYAEQGAKTALPEFEAALAAFRAAGDSRDEAITIGLIGNCYKKLGDYSRAQQMLEQALAMKRKLGDRAEEGRTLSHLGLLFWEMGNYPKAIDYLTQSIEIARQISDRKLEGASLNNLSLVYDEQGDYQRSLEQYQRALELHRATGFARGESDTLGNIGGVYLLLGRYREALGYYQQALAIDEREGLKPSMVQDLGNIGFCYLGLGRLTDAQAQFGRGLQLAREAGMKKEEAELHKGLGSGLVRLGKFNAALTEYATALQVYEAAGLKKEKVEGLGDRGAVFLMLGDLPSAERDFSEASGLAQSIGNVRGVTANLLALGDLEAKRGRHERAAVQYRAALERSRAAADQDMMATSLLRLAATLPELRDPQGAVVSAKEALEIARKQSAAPGEAEALLILGDLLRRQGELQPSLARLTEAEKVAAPIANPDLNWQIAYGRGRTLEAMGRVDEAISAYRQSVEIIEGVHSELKEERYRSGYLQDKSQVYIALIRLLLRRDKAGEAFSFAERLRAQGKSTPLERNVSPEAAQHELELRLRIQRLHRAIEEESAKGAEFRGRAAAVFSEELQAAQREYQNLLDDRHGRRSGRATVATAERIRQSLPADAALLEYVVADDSVLIFVLTRDQLRSTSSPVSLEELETRIELFRDLLNRRTGDQWRPPAESLRHSLVDPIEAAGWLRGRRRLFLVPQGVLHYLPFAALARTTDSRTRFLVEDYVLQYLPSASTLAAEPGSAGLDRRLFALAPSRSHLLFATREVQAIQTLLPHGARLLVGTRATESDFKRLAGDYGTIHLATHGFFNKVNPLFSGVELEPDARDDGRLEVHEVLELRLRAGLVTLSACETALGTGYYSDVPAGDDFVGLTDAFLRAGSSSVLATLWEVNDRSTSEFMTEFYRRLERPGGEGDLALATAQRRMLASHSRFRHPYYWAPFVLVGSSRGIQGPQSGRLAEKPAARP; via the coding sequence GTGCGTAAGACCCTCAAGCTCGCCCTGCTACTGTGCGCCTGTGCTCTACTTCTGCCCGCGGTGCGCGCGGACGAGCGACCCACTCCCGGCGCCGATCTGCTAGCCAAGGCGCGCAAGACCTATGCCGAGCAAGGTGCCAAGACCGCGCTGCCGGAATTCGAAGCTGCGCTGGCCGCGTTTCGGGCCGCGGGCGATAGCCGCGACGAAGCCATCACCATCGGCCTGATCGGCAACTGCTACAAGAAACTCGGAGACTACTCCCGCGCCCAGCAGATGCTCGAGCAAGCGCTGGCCATGAAGCGGAAGCTCGGCGACCGTGCGGAGGAGGGTCGCACCCTCAGTCACCTGGGACTTCTGTTCTGGGAGATGGGGAATTATCCGAAGGCCATTGACTACCTGACGCAGAGCATAGAGATCGCCCGCCAGATCAGCGACCGTAAACTCGAAGGCGCCTCGCTCAACAACCTGAGCCTCGTCTACGACGAGCAGGGCGATTACCAGCGATCGCTCGAGCAGTATCAGCGTGCTCTCGAGCTGCACCGCGCCACCGGCTTCGCGCGCGGAGAAAGCGACACTCTGGGCAACATCGGAGGTGTGTACCTTCTGTTGGGTCGATATCGCGAAGCGCTGGGGTACTACCAGCAAGCGCTCGCCATCGATGAACGGGAGGGATTAAAGCCCTCGATGGTGCAGGATCTGGGGAACATCGGCTTCTGTTACCTCGGCTTGGGGCGGCTGACGGACGCCCAGGCACAGTTCGGGCGCGGGCTCCAACTGGCCCGTGAAGCGGGAATGAAAAAGGAAGAAGCCGAACTGCACAAGGGCCTCGGTTCAGGACTGGTCCGGTTGGGGAAGTTCAATGCCGCACTGACTGAGTACGCGACTGCCCTGCAAGTGTACGAAGCTGCTGGGTTGAAGAAAGAGAAGGTCGAAGGTCTGGGCGACCGTGGCGCGGTGTTCCTGATGCTAGGGGACCTGCCCTCGGCGGAGCGCGACTTTTCCGAAGCCAGTGGACTGGCGCAATCGATCGGGAACGTCCGTGGAGTGACAGCCAATCTCCTCGCGCTCGGGGATTTGGAGGCCAAGCGCGGCCGGCACGAGCGAGCGGCGGTGCAGTACCGCGCCGCTCTCGAGCGCTCCCGCGCCGCGGCGGATCAAGACATGATGGCCACCAGCCTTCTCCGGCTGGCGGCGACTCTGCCCGAACTTAGAGATCCTCAAGGTGCGGTGGTCAGCGCCAAAGAAGCGCTCGAGATAGCGCGCAAGCAATCCGCTGCGCCCGGAGAAGCGGAAGCGTTGTTGATACTGGGCGACCTGCTGCGGAGGCAGGGGGAGTTGCAACCGTCGCTCGCTCGCCTGACGGAAGCTGAGAAAGTCGCCGCACCGATCGCAAACCCGGACCTCAACTGGCAGATAGCGTACGGTCGAGGCCGGACGCTCGAGGCCATGGGCCGCGTGGACGAAGCGATCTCGGCTTACCGCCAGTCGGTCGAGATCATCGAAGGCGTCCACTCCGAACTGAAAGAGGAGCGCTATCGTTCCGGTTATCTGCAGGACAAGTCGCAGGTGTACATCGCCCTGATCCGCTTGCTGTTGCGAAGGGACAAGGCGGGGGAGGCGTTCTCTTTCGCGGAGAGGTTGCGCGCCCAGGGCAAGTCCACGCCGCTCGAACGAAACGTCTCTCCCGAAGCTGCGCAGCACGAGCTCGAACTGCGGTTGCGCATCCAGCGGCTGCATCGAGCGATCGAGGAAGAGTCGGCAAAGGGTGCCGAGTTTCGCGGGCGCGCAGCGGCCGTGTTCTCGGAAGAACTTCAGGCAGCGCAGCGCGAATATCAGAACCTGCTCGACGATCGGCATGGTCGCCGGAGCGGTCGGGCGACCGTCGCGACAGCGGAGCGTATCCGGCAGAGCCTTCCTGCCGATGCGGCCCTGCTGGAGTACGTAGTGGCCGACGACTCCGTACTGATCTTCGTCTTGACGCGCGACCAGCTGCGTTCGACCTCGTCGCCAGTCTCGCTCGAGGAACTGGAAACGCGCATCGAGCTGTTTCGAGACCTGCTCAACCGCCGGACGGGCGACCAGTGGCGACCTCCAGCGGAGTCTCTGCGCCACAGCCTGGTCGATCCGATCGAGGCAGCCGGCTGGCTGCGCGGTCGTCGAAGGCTCTTCCTGGTGCCGCAGGGTGTGCTCCACTACTTGCCATTTGCGGCTCTCGCGCGAACGACCGACTCCCGCACCCGCTTCCTGGTCGAAGACTATGTTCTTCAGTACCTGCCGTCAGCGAGCACGCTGGCGGCAGAGCCTGGGTCGGCGGGCCTGGACCGTCGTCTCTTTGCACTCGCACCTTCTCGCTCGCACCTGCTCTTCGCAACGCGCGAGGTGCAGGCTATCCAGACGCTTCTCCCCCACGGCGCGCGGCTGCTGGTCGGAACCCGAGCGACCGAGTCCGACTTCAAGCGGCTGGCCGGCGACTATGGAACTATCCATCTTGCTACACACGGCTTCTTCAATAAAGTGAACCCGCTGTTTTCCGGCGTCGAACTCGAGCCCGACGCGCGCGACGATGGCAGGCTGGAAGTCCACGAGGTCCTCGAACTGCGCCTGCGAGCCGGGCTGGTGACGCTCAGCGCCTGCGAAACGGCGCTGGGGACCGGGTATTACAGCGACGTTCCTGCGGGAGACGACTTCGTCGGTCTGACAGACGCCTTTCTGCGAGCGGGGAGTTCATCCGTTCTGGCCACACTGTGGGAAGTGAACGACCGCTCGACCTCGGAGTTCATGACCGAATTTTATCGGAGGCTGGAGCGGCCGGGAGGAGAGGGTGACCTGGCGCTGGCCACGGCGCAGCGCCGGATGCTGGCCAGCCATAGCCGCTTCCGGCATCCTTATTACTGGGCTCCGTTCGTTCTGGTGGGCTCAAGCCGTGGTATACAGGGCCCACAAAGTGGGCGTTTGGCGGAAAAACCCGCCGCCCGTCCGTAA
- a CDS encoding sigma-70 family RNA polymerase sigma factor produces EGAQDAWTEFLERYGPIILQAVRRTIWDGEGAADCFVFVCEQLNARGYRRLLQFKPEGATGFVTWLRVVVRNLALDWYRKQVGRHRKFDSVERLPLLHQEIYRFRYEEGRSLDDTFLALRGRFPQLTSDAVSDADVELRQSFSSRQEWLLASRQSETVAIDSTDSADSPSIDVADSTRGPEDCAISHEEWQRLGRGLAKLDAPERLLLQLRFGRGATLAKIARLVGLPDAQTADRKIRATLDRLRKELE; encoded by the coding sequence CCGAAGGAGCGCAGGACGCCTGGACGGAGTTTCTTGAGCGCTACGGTCCGATCATCCTCCAGGCAGTGCGGCGCACGATCTGGGACGGTGAAGGCGCGGCTGACTGCTTCGTCTTCGTATGTGAGCAGTTGAACGCTCGCGGTTATCGCCGCCTGTTGCAATTCAAGCCGGAAGGCGCCACCGGCTTTGTGACTTGGTTACGGGTCGTCGTTCGGAACCTGGCGCTCGATTGGTACCGCAAGCAGGTGGGTCGTCATCGCAAGTTCGATTCCGTCGAACGATTGCCGCTCCTGCACCAGGAGATCTACCGCTTTCGATACGAGGAAGGCCGTTCTCTGGACGACACGTTCCTAGCGCTGCGCGGCCGTTTTCCGCAGTTGACGTCTGATGCGGTCAGCGACGCTGACGTGGAGCTGCGCCAGTCGTTCAGCTCGCGCCAGGAATGGCTTCTAGCGTCACGACAATCCGAGACCGTAGCTATCGACTCCACTGATTCGGCGGATTCACCGTCGATCGACGTGGCCGATTCGACGCGGGGCCCGGAGGATTGCGCCATTTCCCACGAAGAATGGCAGCGGCTCGGTCGAGGGCTGGCGAAGCTGGACGCTCCCGAGCGTCTCTTGCTTCAGCTTCGCTTTGGTCGAGGAGCCACCTTGGCCAAGATCGCGCGTCTTGTTGGGCTGCCCGATGCGCAGACGGCTGATCGAAAGATCCGAGCCACCCTTGACCGGCTGAGGAAAGAACTCGAATGA
- a CDS encoding xanthine dehydrogenase family protein molybdopterin-binding subunit, with translation MPTPQGSPTVSPVGRDTPRVDGPRKVSGVAQYTSDFHFPGLLYAVPVEATIANGRVLKLDTAAAEKMPGVRAIFHRENIGKIFRSTVGQGFDGICEERRPPFEDDIVRYWGQYIALAVADTFETAKAAADAVRATYAKDKPNVDTHLVADDDPPVVLTTYGLRERLQSQRGDPDSAFAGALVKLDQTYATPAETHNPLELHATTAIWDGSSLTLYESSQGVVNLQGVLAQMFGLPKENVRVIARFLGSGFGGKLYPWTHCALTAAAARQLGKPVKLVLSRKMMFQSVGHRPRSQQRVRLGATPEGKLVSLQHDYVYQRSMLDYHHEDCGEATGFQYSVPNLRVTFGRAKRNIGSAADMRGPGAVTGLYATESAMNELADQLKLDPVKLRVMNEPKIDEESRLPFSSRHLLECFTLGAEKFGWSKRTPAVASMKRDGLTLGWGMAGCTWIAGRFSAEANVELRDDGTVRVACATQDIGTGTYTILAQLGAQKTGVPLDQVEVALGDTSLPPGPISGGSMATGSVVPAVFTAADNAISSLLLVAVTTPGSPFVGRKPDALALEGGRVFVKADGPAKGVPFADLLRRANLRLVTGNGKAEMSFGDPKAKFSTHSFGAHFVEVTWQPEIARLRVSRVVTVIDAGRIINPLTGRNQIQGAVVMGIGMALLEHTSYDPQNGAPINSNLADYVVAVNADVPPIDVHFLDYPDKEINPLGARGIGEIGLAGIAAAITAAVHHATGVRVRELPVKIEDLLA, from the coding sequence ATGCCGACACCCCAAGGATCCCCGACCGTCTCTCCGGTCGGTCGCGACACGCCGCGAGTGGATGGCCCGCGCAAAGTGAGCGGCGTGGCGCAGTACACCTCCGACTTCCATTTTCCGGGGTTGCTGTATGCCGTGCCGGTCGAGGCGACCATCGCCAACGGCAGAGTCCTCAAACTCGACACCGCCGCGGCGGAGAAGATGCCCGGCGTGCGTGCGATCTTTCATCGCGAGAACATCGGAAAGATCTTTCGCTCGACCGTGGGCCAGGGATTCGACGGCATCTGTGAAGAGCGGCGCCCGCCGTTCGAGGACGATATCGTTCGCTACTGGGGCCAATACATCGCGCTCGCTGTGGCGGACACATTCGAGACCGCGAAAGCCGCTGCCGATGCGGTTCGCGCCACCTACGCCAAAGACAAGCCCAACGTCGATACTCACCTGGTAGCCGACGATGATCCCCCGGTGGTGCTGACCACCTACGGACTGCGCGAACGCCTGCAAAGCCAGCGCGGGGATCCCGATTCCGCGTTCGCCGGCGCGCTGGTCAAACTCGACCAGACCTACGCCACGCCGGCCGAGACGCACAACCCCCTCGAGCTGCACGCCACCACCGCGATCTGGGATGGCTCGTCATTGACCCTGTATGAATCGTCCCAAGGAGTCGTCAACCTCCAGGGCGTGCTCGCGCAGATGTTCGGCTTGCCCAAAGAGAACGTCCGCGTCATCGCCAGGTTCCTGGGCTCGGGTTTCGGCGGCAAGTTGTATCCCTGGACGCATTGTGCCCTCACCGCCGCAGCGGCACGACAGCTCGGCAAGCCGGTCAAGCTCGTGCTCAGCCGCAAGATGATGTTCCAGTCGGTCGGTCATCGCCCGCGCAGCCAGCAGCGCGTGCGCTTGGGTGCGACGCCCGAGGGCAAGCTTGTTTCGCTGCAGCACGACTACGTCTACCAAAGATCGATGCTCGATTACCACCACGAAGATTGCGGCGAGGCGACGGGTTTTCAATACAGCGTGCCCAACCTGCGTGTGACTTTCGGCCGCGCGAAGCGAAACATCGGCTCCGCCGCCGATATGCGCGGCCCCGGCGCGGTGACCGGGCTTTACGCGACCGAGTCGGCGATGAATGAACTGGCCGATCAGCTCAAGCTCGACCCGGTCAAGCTCCGCGTCATGAACGAGCCGAAGATCGACGAGGAATCGCGCCTGCCGTTCTCGTCCCGCCATTTGCTCGAGTGCTTCACGCTCGGCGCGGAGAAGTTCGGATGGTCCAAGCGCACGCCCGCGGTCGCCTCGATGAAGCGCGATGGCTTGACCCTGGGCTGGGGAATGGCCGGGTGCACGTGGATCGCCGGACGGTTCTCGGCAGAGGCGAACGTCGAGCTCCGCGACGACGGTACGGTCCGCGTCGCGTGCGCGACCCAGGACATCGGTACCGGCACCTACACCATACTGGCACAGCTCGGCGCGCAAAAGACCGGAGTGCCGCTCGACCAGGTCGAAGTCGCGCTCGGCGATACTTCGCTTCCGCCCGGCCCGATCTCGGGCGGCTCGATGGCCACCGGGTCAGTGGTCCCAGCCGTCTTTACAGCGGCCGACAACGCCATCTCGTCGCTGCTGCTCGTCGCCGTGACAACGCCAGGCTCGCCTTTCGTGGGGCGCAAGCCCGACGCTCTGGCACTCGAAGGCGGCCGGGTCTTTGTGAAGGCTGACGGTCCGGCGAAGGGCGTACCGTTCGCGGATTTGCTCCGGCGCGCCAACCTCCGCCTGGTCACCGGCAATGGCAAAGCCGAGATGTCCTTTGGTGATCCCAAGGCGAAGTTCTCCACGCACTCGTTCGGCGCTCACTTCGTCGAGGTCACATGGCAGCCGGAGATCGCGCGCTTGCGCGTGAGCCGGGTGGTGACCGTCATCGATGCGGGCCGCATCATCAACCCGCTGACCGGCCGGAACCAGATCCAGGGCGCGGTGGTGATGGGGATCGGCATGGCGCTGTTGGAGCACACGTCTTACGATCCGCAGAACGGCGCGCCCATCAACAGCAATCTGGCCGACTACGTGGTGGCGGTGAACGCCGACGTGCCGCCCATCGACGTCCATTTCCTCGACTATCCCGACAAAGAGATCAACCCGCTTGGCGCCCGCGGCATCGGCGAGATCGGCTTGGCCGGCATCGCCGCCGCGATCACGGCAGCAGTCCACCATGCAACCGGAGTCCGCGTGCGCGAGCTGCCGGTAAAGATCGAGGACCTGTTGGCGTGA
- a CDS encoding PxKF domain-containing protein has translation MRCTKLTVVVFTIVVFVAAVSACAQNSAYVSNTSSNSVSVIDTASFAVTSTITVGTNPYGVAITPDGTRAYVANYGSASVSVIDTTNNSVVTTVAVGANPYGVAISPDGTRAYVSNGVSGTVSVIDTGSNAVIATVTVAGGNSHLREVAISPDGSRVYVASQANGTVSVIDTATNTVVATVAVGLEPVGVVITPDGAHAYVTVGQNQHEPFFVSVINTASNTVTATIPVGGAPTLLAITRDGTRVYVPNHLSGTVSVIDTASNTVIATVAVGVGPYAVAISADGTRAYVADADSNSVWVIDVLSNTVVTSVGVGVQPDGVALAPLGPKCAPPPSGLVAWWPGDGNANDTIGGNNGTLLNGTTFAAGRVRQSFSFDGVDDLVETPTKNWGFSTTATVTGWVRTTKTGAQGVFSLAHDFLEDEMLLYISDGHIVVFNHKSPGNYTGRMSSSVVNTGEWVFVAGVFDGGGSASNLRIFVNGVEETGTAFSAGSPSDIVDTTPRSVRLGRRTTAVATEIFEGEIDEVQLYNRALTSGEVAAIFHAGSAGVCTTNRPPVADAGASQTVECSSHSGTPVTLDGSASSDPDNDILTFRWTDAGNNVIGNTAMVNVAALLGPSTYTLKVTDPSGLSATATTHVTVVDTTPPLLTLSTNSIVVTLPTASATGTAASLAGIASASDICDPSPTITNNAPAVFPIGTTTVTFTATDHSGNSSQQQLTVRVLFNLNGYFSPLLNDGQAVFKAGRTIPVKFQLTAADGSIVSNAIANIQVYKVLNTPTGTVDMTVDTFASGSSNSGTLFRYDASSGQYIYNLSTQGYGVGTYLIRTTLNDGTTHDVQFSLK, from the coding sequence ATGCGTTGCACGAAGCTTACCGTTGTTGTTTTCACCATTGTCGTTTTCGTGGCCGCTGTTTCAGCGTGTGCTCAGAACTCCGCTTATGTATCGAATACTAGTTCCAATTCCGTCTCGGTGATCGATACCGCGAGCTTTGCCGTTACCTCCACAATAACGGTCGGGACAAATCCTTATGGAGTCGCTATCACTCCGGACGGAACACGCGCCTACGTCGCGAATTACGGTTCTGCTTCGGTCTCAGTGATCGACACTACCAACAACTCAGTCGTCACCACGGTAGCGGTTGGGGCGAACCCCTACGGAGTAGCTATCTCTCCGGATGGGACCCGCGCCTACGTGTCGAATGGGGTATCAGGCACTGTCTCCGTGATCGACACTGGCAGCAACGCTGTGATTGCCACTGTCACCGTAGCAGGTGGTAACTCGCATCTTCGAGAAGTTGCAATCAGCCCGGACGGAAGCCGCGTCTATGTGGCGAGCCAGGCGAATGGGACGGTCTCAGTGATAGATACTGCGACCAATACTGTGGTTGCCACCGTAGCAGTGGGGTTGGAGCCGGTTGGAGTGGTCATAACCCCGGATGGGGCCCACGCCTATGTGACGGTCGGTCAAAACCAACATGAGCCGTTCTTCGTTTCTGTCATCAACACCGCAAGCAACACCGTGACGGCCACGATACCAGTTGGGGGCGCTCCTACCCTGCTGGCTATCACCCGAGACGGGACCCGCGTCTATGTGCCAAATCACCTATCCGGCACTGTCTCGGTGATTGACACCGCGAGCAACACCGTGATCGCGACCGTGGCGGTGGGGGTAGGTCCATACGCAGTGGCCATTTCTGCTGACGGAACCCGCGCCTATGTTGCGGACGCAGATTCTAATTCTGTCTGGGTAATCGATGTGCTGAGCAACACCGTGGTTACAAGTGTCGGGGTTGGGGTACAACCCGATGGAGTGGCGCTGGCGCCATTAGGGCCGAAATGCGCTCCCCCGCCCTCTGGCCTGGTCGCCTGGTGGCCTGGCGACGGCAACGCCAACGACACAATCGGAGGCAACAACGGCACCCTGCTGAATGGAACCACATTCGCTGCCGGCAGGGTCAGGCAGAGCTTTAGTTTTGATGGCGTGGATGACCTTGTTGAGACCCCGACGAAGAACTGGGGCTTTTCTACAACTGCCACGGTGACTGGGTGGGTCCGGACGACGAAAACAGGTGCGCAAGGCGTGTTCTCTCTCGCTCACGATTTCCTTGAAGACGAGATGCTCTTGTACATCAGTGATGGGCATATTGTTGTCTTCAATCACAAATCTCCTGGGAATTACACGGGTCGAATGAGTAGTTCAGTGGTGAATACCGGCGAGTGGGTGTTTGTGGCGGGAGTCTTTGATGGAGGCGGTTCAGCATCAAACCTGCGAATCTTCGTGAACGGGGTCGAAGAAACAGGAACCGCATTTTCCGCCGGATCACCGTCCGATATCGTGGACACGACCCCTCGAAGTGTGAGACTGGGCCGGCGGACGACTGCTGTCGCGACTGAGATTTTCGAAGGGGAGATTGACGAGGTCCAGCTCTACAACCGCGCCCTGACTTCTGGCGAGGTTGCCGCCATCTTCCATGCTGGCAGCGCGGGCGTATGCACTACCAACCGCCCGCCGGTGGCGGATGCGGGCGCCAGTCAGACGGTCGAATGCAGCAGCCACAGCGGCACTCCGGTGACGCTGGATGGCTCCGCTTCGAGTGACCCGGACAACGATATCCTGACCTTCAGGTGGACGGATGCCGGCAACAACGTCATCGGCAACACGGCCATGGTCAACGTGGCCGCGCTGCTGGGGCCCAGCACCTACACGCTGAAGGTCACCGACCCCAGCGGGCTCTCCGCAACGGCGACCACTCACGTCACTGTCGTCGACACGACGCCGCCGCTGCTCACTTTGTCCACCAACAGCATCGTCGTGACCCTGCCGACGGCTTCCGCGACCGGAACCGCCGCCAGTCTCGCGGGCATCGCTTCGGCCAGCGACATCTGCGATCCCAGCCCGACCATCACCAACAACGCTCCGGCGGTCTTCCCCATTGGGACCACCACCGTGACATTCACTGCCACGGACCACAGCGGCAACTCATCGCAGCAGCAACTCACAGTCCGTGTGCTCTTCAACCTCAACGGCTACTTCTCGCCGCTGCTGAATGACGGGCAAGCTGTGTTCAAGGCCGGGCGCACCATCCCGGTGAAGTTCCAGCTCACGGCTGCTGATGGCTCCATCGTCTCGAATGCGATCGCCAACATCCAGGTCTACAAGGTGCTGAACACGCCCACGGGAACCGTGGACATGACCGTGGACACGTTCGCTTCGGGCTCGAGCAATTCGGGCACTCTCTTCCGATACGACGCGTCTTCAGGCCAGTACATCTACAACCTGAGCACGCAGGGATACGGTGTGGGCACGTATCTGATCCGGACAACGCTCAACGACGGCACCACGCACGACGTGCAGTTCTCGCTGAAGTGA